The genomic stretch ACGCGGACGCGCAGGGTTTTCGTGCCCACCCGCAAGGTAGTGAGCGATCTCCGCCAGGCGGGATGGAGCGATTGCGACATCATCACCTTCTCCGGCAGCGGCGAGCCCACCTTGGCGGCCAACCTGGGAGAGGTCATCAGGACGGTCGCCGCAATGACGGGCAAGCCCATTCTGGTGCTGACCAACGGAAGCCTTCTGGCCGATCCCCAGGTGCGCCGCGAACTGAGCGCCGCCGACCGCGTCTATGTCAAGCTGGACGCCGCCGACGAGGACGTCTTCGCCCGCATCAACCGTCCCGTCGAGGGCGTCGACCTGGAAGAAATCGTAGAGGGGGCGGCGGCCTTCCGGCGCCAGTTCAAGGGACTGCTGGGCGTGCAGATCATGCTGCTGCCCCCTAACCAGGACCAGGTCGAGGGTCTCATCCCCTTGCTCAGGCGCATCCAGCCCGAGGAGGTGCAGGTCAATACTCCCACCCGACCCCATGCCAGCGAATGGCACCTGGAAAGCCGGGGCAGCCGAGGACCCGCCGCCTACCCGGCCAAGCCTCTCAAGCCCCTGTCCGCCCGCCGCATCGGCCTCATCAGCCGCCGCCTGCGTCAAGCCGCCGGACTGCAAGTGGTCTCGGTCTTCGACCGTCCCCTTCAGGGAGGAGATCAGAGATGAGTGCGTTCGAGCAGCAGCCTGTTTCCCGCGAACTGCCTGATCGCCTGCGCTACGGAGAAGCCTTCCGCACCTTCCTCAAATGCAATCCCGACTACCGCGAGACGGTGGAGCTGGACCGATGGCGAAGCCGGGAATTCGCACGGCTGGACCGTCAGGGACACGTCTATCTCGACTACACCGGCGGCGGGCTCTACGGACAAAGCCAACTGCGCCGCCACTTCGACTTTTTGAGCGAAAAGGTGTTGGGTAATCCCCATTCCAGCAACCCCACTTCGGCTCAGACCACCCAATGGGTGGAATCGGC from Acidobacteriota bacterium encodes the following:
- a CDS encoding radical SAM protein — encoded protein: MKRLEPVNPASLERRSGMTTAASLDLKDIARVDPRRVSSVYGPVDSWRVGRSLGIDLLLLNSICSFNCVYCQLGQIQVPTRTRRVFVPTRKVVSDLRQAGWSDCDIITFSGSGEPTLAANLGEVIRTVAAMTGKPILVLTNGSLLADPQVRRELSAADRVYVKLDAADEDVFARINRPVEGVDLEEIVEGAAAFRRQFKGLLGVQIMLLPPNQDQVEGLIPLLRRIQPEEVQVNTPTRPHASEWHLESRGSRGPAAYPAKPLKPLSARRIGLISRRLRQAAGLQVVSVFDRPLQGGDQR